CGGGCCCCAGGGCGCCTTCCACGTCGTCGTCGAGTCGCCTCGCGGCTCGACGGTGAAGCTCAAGTACGACACCGCGCTCTCGGCCTTCTCGCTCTCGCGCCCCCTCACCCGGGGACTGCGCTACCCCTTCGACTGGGGCTTCATCCCCTCCACCCTCGGCCCGGACGGAGATCCGCTCGACGCCATGGTCCTGTGGGACGACTCCACCTGGCCCGGCGTCGTGCTGCCCTGCCGCGCCCTCGGCGTCCTCCTGGTCGACCAGAAGAAGAAGGACGGCAAGCCCGGTGAGCGCGAGCGCAATGACCGCATCCTCGCCATCCCCACCCAGGCGCCTCGCGCCGAACAGCTGCGCACCTACCAGGACATCTCCCACCGCGAGCGCGACGAGCTGGCGCACTTCTTCCTCACCGTCGTGCACTTCGCCGACAAGGACGCCCGAGTCCTCGGCTGGGAAGGCCCCGAGGCCGCCGAGCAGATGATTCGCACCTACCCCGCGAAGAAAGGCTGACCCCATGGCTCAACCCACGCCCATCCGAGGCCTCGGCCCCGACAGCGAACTGGGACAGGCCGCGCGCCGCATCCTCGCCGGACGGCTCGCCGATGTCCGCAAGCCGGAGTCCAAGCTCAACGGCACCATCGACGACGACGCCGTCCACGACATGCGCGTCGCCACCCGCAGGCTCCGCGCCGCGCTCCAGGTGTTCCGCCCCCTGGGTGGACTCACCAAGCTGGAGCACGAGGTGAAGCGCCTCCAGGACGCGCTCGGCGACGTGCGGGACCTCCACGTCCAGGCCCTGTGGCTGGAGGACGTCGCGAAGAAGGCGCGCCGGGAGAAGCCGCAGACGCGCAAGGGCATCGCCGCGCTGGGCAAGGCCCAGCTGTCCGGACTGGCGCCGAAGGAGAAGCGACTGCGCTCGGAGTTGAAGCGCTGGGCGGCTCGCACCCTGCCTCGCATGCTGCGCAAAGTGGATGGCCTGGAGGATGACCACCGCTTCGGCGGGCGCCGCGTGAAGGAGCCCCTGCACTGGCGCGTGCGCCGCGTGCACAAGCGGATGAAGGTCTACATGGACGCGCCCGACGCCGTCTCCGCCCATGTGCTGCGCAAGGAATTGAAGAAGCTGCGCTACGAGCTCGAAATCTTCCAGCCCGCCTTCCGACGGACCCTCGGCGCGCTGACCGAGATGCTCGTCCCGCTCCAGGAAGGACTCGGCGAGCTGCACGACGCGGACGTCCGGCTGGAGGTCTTCGAGCGGCTCGCCGCGGGCGGCAAGCCCCAGGAGCGCAAGGCGGCCCGCGCCCTGCTCCCCCTCATCCGCGAGGGCCGCGCGAAGCGCTCCGCCGAGATTGCCCGCGAGCTCCAGCGCTGGCACGCCGAGGACATCCCCAAGCGGCTGCTCCAGGTCCTCTCGTAGCTCAGGGCGCAGGGGCGTCGAAGACGGCCTTCTGGATGGACAGGGCCTCCTCCAGATGCCCCTGCACCGCCTTGCGCTGCGCCGTGAGCAACTGGCTCAAGGCCACGTTGCTCGACTGGGGCAACAGCAGGGAGTCCACCAGCATGGCCGTGCGCGCATGGAGCGCGAGCTGCACGTCCATCAACGCCAGGTCCAAGCGCGTCCCCTCCAGCGAGTCCAGCTCCGCCATCATGTGCTGGGCCTCCGCCATGAGCATGGAGGACAGCTCGCTGTCCGCGGGCCGGAGCTCCTGGTCCACGGCCACCATGCCCAGCTCCTCGCGCGCCACGGTGTGCTCGGTGACCATCTTCACGCTGAAGGCTCGCACCGACGCGGTCGTCGCGCGGGACTGCCCGAGCGCCCCGAAGGCAATCTCGTTCTCGTTCGCGACCTGCATCGCCCGGAGGATTTGCGCGTCCGTGAGCTCCACCGTCCGCACGCTGAGCCCCGGCACCTGGCTCTCGCTCGACTCACTCATGCAGCCCATCACCACCACCACGCCCGCCAGCAGCGCGCCCATCCACCCTCTCACCCCGTGCATGTCCCCTCCCTGATTCCCACCCAGGCTGGCGGAGGTTGGGGAGGGGCAGGTGCGAGCGGTATGGGCGCGGGAACCGTTGCCACTGTCCGGCGGACGATAGGTGCCCGACCGACGATGCTCAGCCGTCGCAGTCCAACGGACAGCTCTGGTGCGTCTCCGTGCCGATGCAATAGCCGTCGCCACACCCGTCACCCGGAGCGTCGCAGTCCGCCGGGCAGCTCTGGTGCGTCTCCGCGCCGAGGCAAGCGCCGTCCCCACACGTGTCCGGTGGAGGCTCGCAGTCCGCCGGGCATGTCACCCAGTCCTCACCGGAGCCGCACTCCCCATCCTGCTTGCAGAGCGCGGGTTCTTGCGGGTCGTCCCACAGGGACGCGGCCTCGCTGGCGGTCGGCTCGGGGGCTTGCTCGACGGCTCCACCACAGCCCATCACCACGCCCAACCCCAGTGCTCCCAGGATGACGACGAGACGCTGCTTCATGATGAGACCTCCTCGGATGTGAGGAGGCCTCTCGTATCACGTGGCGATTCTCGACACCCCGTCACCAGAGCGATGGGGTTACTGCTGCGGTGTGGGTTGCGTGTCCTGGAGTGGGGTGGTGGAGCCGGTGGGCCCACCCGGAGAGGTGGCCTCGATGCGCGTCGCCGTGGCCTCGCCCGTCTCGTCCATGGTGTACGCGGCGCGCACCTGGGCTCCCTCCGGGAGGTCCTCGGCGACCGACTGCATGCCGTTCACCATCACCAACGTCGAGGGGCTCACCGACACGCGGAGCTGGGGCTCGCCGTTCTCGCTGAGCAGCACCTCGCTCTCGGAGGCTCGCACCACCTCGCCGTTGAACAGTTGTTCCGCGCCGAGCTGGGACTGGGCCGCGGATGACGCCGTGCCGCCCTGCCATGTCCCCGTGGGCGGAACGGGGAGCATGACCACGGGCTGCTGGGTTTGCTGCGTGCCCGTCCCGGTCTGTGTCTGGGCCCCCGTGCTTCCTGTCGAGGTTCCCGTCTGAGGCTGTGTCTGCGTATCGGTGGAGGGCGCGGTGGCCACGGGCTGCTGCGTGTCCGAAGTGGATGCGCTGGGCTGCGGCTCCGTCTTGCCGAGGATCTGCTCCTGCTGCTGCCGTGCATCGAGCTGCTCGAGGGGTGAGAGGGGCTGGGGTCCCTCCTCGACGGGTTGCGCGGTTTGTGTCGAGGACTGCGCGGAGCTGCTCGAATCGGTGGAGGGCAATGACTGGGAGTCGCCCGCCACGGAGGATCCTCCGATTCCAGGCTCCGTGTTGGACTGGGACGGGACCGACGGGCTCGATGAAGTCTCCGCGCTCGAACCACTGGCCGCCGTGCCGGACTGTCTCGCCTGATGCTCCGCGCGCAGTTCGGCCTTCCGCTCCGCCTCGCGTTCCGACGCAAGGTCGCTGGCGTCGTCCGTCAGCGTCCCCGTGGCTCCCGTGCCCTGCTGGGACTGTGCCGTCTGCTGCTGCGCATCCGCACCTTGCTGCCCCGCCTGTGCGGTCTGCTGCTGCGCATCCGCGCCTTGCTGACCCGCCTGTGTGGTCTGCTGCGGTGCCTCGCCCACCTGACTCGCCTGCGCGGACTGCTGTTGTGCGGTTGCGTCTTGCTGTCCCGCCGGTGCGGACTGCGGCCCGGCCTCGCCCGTCTGAACTGCCTGCGCGCTCTGCGGCCCGGCCTCGCCCCTCTGCCCCGCCTGAGCGCCCTGAGCCTGCATGGCGTGTTGCCGAGCCACATCGGCCTGCTGCCCCGCCTGCGTGGCCTGACGCTGTGCCTCGGCCGCCTGCTGTCCGGCCTGCTGCCGTGCATCCGTGCCTGCCTGTGCGCCCTGGCCCGACGGCTGACCAGCCTGCTGGGCCTCGGCGGATTCTCGCCCGGCCCGGCCCTTCGCCTCGTCCAGCTCGCGTTGCTCTCGCTGGACGTCCTCGCGAGCCTGGGCGGCCTGCTGTTGCTGCTCGTCCGCCTGCGACGACTTCGACCGACATCCCGTGACGAGCAACGCGGCGGCCGAGGCCATTGCCCACTTCGCGCGGAGCTTCATGAAACCTCCTGTCGTGACTGCCCGAACAAGGAACATGGGAAGTCATCGAACTCCGCCCAACCCACGCCCTCTCCGGGCGGACGCCCACTCGGCCGTCCTACATCGGGCAGCCCACCTCACGACGCCCTACCCTTTCAGGGACTTTGGGGA
This genomic interval from Myxococcus guangdongensis contains the following:
- a CDS encoding CHAD domain-containing protein encodes the protein MAQPTPIRGLGPDSELGQAARRILAGRLADVRKPESKLNGTIDDDAVHDMRVATRRLRAALQVFRPLGGLTKLEHEVKRLQDALGDVRDLHVQALWLEDVAKKARREKPQTRKGIAALGKAQLSGLAPKEKRLRSELKRWAARTLPRMLRKVDGLEDDHRFGGRRVKEPLHWRVRRVHKRMKVYMDAPDAVSAHVLRKELKKLRYELEIFQPAFRRTLGALTEMLVPLQEGLGELHDADVRLEVFERLAAGGKPQERKAARALLPLIREGRAKRSAEIARELQRWHAEDIPKRLLQVLS
- a CDS encoding tenascin-X; its protein translation is MKQRLVVILGALGLGVVMGCGGAVEQAPEPTASEAASLWDDPQEPALCKQDGECGSGEDWVTCPADCEPPPDTCGDGACLGAETHQSCPADCDAPGDGCGDGYCIGTETHQSCPLDCDG
- a CDS encoding inorganic diphosphatase; protein product: MTTDLSRLPTRGPQGAFHVVVESPRGSTVKLKYDTALSAFSLSRPLTRGLRYPFDWGFIPSTLGPDGDPLDAMVLWDDSTWPGVVLPCRALGVLLVDQKKKDGKPGERERNDRILAIPTQAPRAEQLRTYQDISHRERDELAHFFLTVVHFADKDARVLGWEGPEAAEQMIRTYPAKKG
- a CDS encoding DUF4142 domain-containing protein; its protein translation is MHGVRGWMGALLAGVVVVMGCMSESSESQVPGLSVRTVELTDAQILRAMQVANENEIAFGALGQSRATTASVRAFSVKMVTEHTVAREELGMVAVDQELRPADSELSSMLMAEAQHMMAELDSLEGTRLDLALMDVQLALHARTAMLVDSLLLPQSSNVALSQLLTAQRKAVQGHLEEALSIQKAVFDAPAP